A genomic stretch from Deinococcus aerophilus includes:
- the fusA gene encoding elongation factor G, translating into MTTKAQSYLTHFRNIGIAAHIDAGKTTTTERILYYTGRTHNIGEVHDGAATMDWMEQERERGITITAAATTAKWKRSGTDQEYVVNIIDTPGHVDFTIEVERSMRVLDGAVAVFDSSQGVEPQSETVWRQADRYGVPRIAFSNKMDKTGASFELVLSDIRERLGAIPAPIQYPMGQENEFKGIIDIVRMQAHTYTNDLGTDIVVGEVPAEFADKVAEMRSQLIEAAAEVDEDLMMKYLEGEEPSVEELVAAIRKGTVEKRIFPVLCGSALKNKGVQLLLDAVIDYLPSPLEVPAIRGKVEDSEETVEFPADPDGKLAALAFKIMADPYVGRLTFVRIYSGTMQSGSYVMNASKDKRERVGRLLKMHANSREEVTELKAGELGAVIGLKDSGTGNTLIGDGDDAVLLESIDVPEPVIKLAIEPKTKADQEKMGIGLQKLAEEDPTFRVESDQESGQTTISGMGELHLEILVDRLKREYKVEANVGAPQVAYRETITKATDVEGKFVRQSGGRGQFGHVKIKAEPLEPGSGFVFENAVVGGTVPREYINPAQKGIEEAMQSGPMLGFPVVDMKVTIYDGSYHEVDSSEMAFKIAGSMALKEAVQKGAPAILEPVMRVEVTVPEDYMGDIIGDLNSRRGQIQGMEARGNAQIVKAFVPLSEMFGYATDMRSMTQGRASYSMFFDHYTQVPNNIAQGLMKK; encoded by the coding sequence ATGACCACCAAAGCCCAGAGTTACCTGACCCACTTCCGCAACATCGGAATTGCCGCGCACATCGACGCCGGCAAGACCACCACCACCGAGCGCATCCTGTACTACACCGGGCGCACCCACAACATCGGTGAAGTGCACGACGGCGCGGCCACCATGGACTGGATGGAGCAGGAGCGCGAGCGCGGCATCACCATCACCGCCGCCGCGACCACCGCGAAGTGGAAGCGTTCGGGCACCGACCAAGAATACGTCGTGAACATCATCGACACGCCCGGCCACGTGGACTTCACCATTGAAGTCGAGCGGTCCATGCGCGTGCTCGACGGCGCCGTCGCCGTGTTCGACAGCAGCCAGGGCGTGGAGCCGCAGTCCGAGACCGTGTGGCGTCAGGCCGACCGCTACGGCGTGCCGCGCATCGCATTCTCCAACAAGATGGACAAGACCGGCGCGAGCTTCGAACTCGTGCTGAGCGACATCCGTGAACGTCTGGGCGCCATTCCTGCTCCCATCCAGTACCCGATGGGTCAGGAAAACGAGTTCAAGGGCATCATCGACATCGTGCGCATGCAGGCCCACACCTACACCAACGACCTAGGCACCGACATCGTCGTGGGCGAGGTGCCTGCCGAGTTCGCCGACAAGGTCGCCGAGATGCGCTCACAGCTGATCGAGGCCGCCGCCGAAGTCGACGAAGACCTGATGATGAAGTACCTCGAAGGTGAGGAGCCCAGCGTCGAGGAACTTGTGGCCGCCATCCGTAAGGGCACCGTCGAGAAGAGGATCTTCCCGGTGCTGTGCGGCAGCGCGCTGAAGAACAAGGGCGTGCAGCTGCTGCTCGACGCCGTGATCGACTACCTGCCCAGCCCGCTGGAAGTTCCGGCGATCCGCGGCAAGGTCGAGGACAGCGAGGAAACCGTCGAGTTCCCCGCCGACCCCGACGGCAAGCTGGCCGCGCTGGCCTTCAAGATCATGGCCGACCCCTACGTGGGCCGCCTGACCTTCGTGCGCATCTACTCGGGCACCATGCAGTCGGGCAGCTACGTGATGAACGCGAGCAAGGACAAGCGCGAGCGCGTGGGCCGTCTGCTGAAGATGCACGCCAACAGCCGCGAGGAAGTCACCGAGCTGAAGGCCGGGGAACTGGGCGCCGTGATCGGCCTCAAGGACTCGGGCACCGGCAACACCCTGATCGGCGACGGCGACGACGCCGTGCTGCTCGAGAGCATCGACGTGCCGGAACCCGTCATCAAGCTGGCCATCGAGCCCAAGACCAAGGCCGACCAGGAAAAGATGGGCATTGGCCTGCAGAAGCTCGCCGAAGAGGACCCCACCTTCCGGGTGGAGTCGGACCAGGAAAGCGGCCAGACCACCATCTCGGGCATGGGCGAGCTGCACCTGGAAATCCTGGTGGACCGCCTGAAGCGCGAGTACAAGGTGGAGGCCAACGTGGGCGCGCCCCAGGTGGCCTACCGCGAGACCATCACCAAGGCCACCGACGTGGAAGGCAAGTTCGTGCGCCAGTCGGGCGGACGCGGCCAGTTCGGTCACGTCAAGATCAAGGCCGAGCCGCTGGAGCCCGGGTCCGGCTTTGTGTTCGAGAACGCCGTCGTGGGCGGCACCGTGCCCCGCGAGTACATCAACCCGGCCCAGAAGGGCATTGAAGAAGCCATGCAGAGCGGCCCCATGCTGGGCTTCCCGGTGGTGGACATGAAGGTCACCATTTACGACGGCAGCTACCACGAAGTGGACTCCTCGGAAATGGCCTTCAAGATCGCGGGCAGCATGGCGCTCAAGGAAGCCGTCCAGAAGGGCGCTCCGGCCATCCTGGAACCGGTCATGCGCGTGGAAGTGACCGTGCCCGAGGACTACATGGGCGACATCATCGGCGACCTGAACAGCCGCCGCGGTCAGATCCAGGGCATGGAAGCGCGCGGCAACGCCCAGATCGTCAAGGCCTTCGTGCCGCTGAGCGAGATGTTCGGGTACGCCACCGACATGCGCTCGATGACCCAGGGTCGCGCGAGCTACTCGATGTTCTTCGACCACTACACCCAGGTGCCGAACAACATCGCCCAGGGGCTGATGAAGAAGTAA
- the rpsG gene encoding 30S ribosomal protein S7 has protein sequence MARRRRAEVRPLQPDLVYQDVLVSAMINRIMEDGKKNLASRIFYGAMKVVQERTGQESLKIFKQAFDNVKPRVEVRSRRVGGSTYQVPVEVGVRRQQSLTLRWMMTAVDGRPERTAIERLAGEIMDAAQGRGGAIKKKDDIERMAEANRAYAHYRW, from the coding sequence ATGGCACGTCGCCGCAGAGCAGAAGTGCGCCCCCTCCAGCCGGACCTGGTGTACCAGGACGTGCTGGTCAGCGCGATGATCAACCGCATCATGGAAGACGGCAAGAAGAACCTGGCCAGCCGTATTTTCTACGGAGCCATGAAGGTCGTGCAGGAGCGCACCGGCCAGGAGTCGCTCAAGATCTTCAAGCAGGCCTTTGACAACGTCAAGCCGCGCGTTGAAGTCCGCAGCCGCCGCGTGGGCGGGTCCACCTACCAGGTGCCGGTCGAAGTCGGCGTGCGCCGTCAGCAGAGCCTGACGCTGCGCTGGATGATGACCGCCGTGGACGGACGCCCCGAGCGCACCGCCATCGAGCGTCTGGCCGGCGAGATCATGGACGCCGCGCAGGGCCGGGGCGGCGCCATCAAGAAGAAAGACGACATCGAGCGCATGGCCGAAGCCAACCGCGCCTACGCGCACTACCGCTGGTAA